GGCGGTGTAGATTTGGCCGCCGCCGATGACCCAGGCATCGGCAAGCGCGGGCATCGTTCTGCCCACCGTAGCACCAGTTGACCACGCGCCGGGTGCGCGCGAGGAGAGCACGTAATTCTCCCGGCCGGGCAGGGGGCGGAACTTGGGGTTGAGGGACTCCCAGGTCTTGCGGCCCATGATGACCGGCGCGCCCATGGTGACGTCCTTGAAGTGCTTGAGATCCTCCGGCACGTGCCAGGGCATCTGCGCGCCATCGCCGATGATGCCGTCCAGGGACTGCGCCCAAATCGCGCCAAGCATTAGACCGACACCTGCGCCTTGATGGCCGGGTGCGGGTCGTAGCCCTGCACCTCAAAATCGGCGAAGTCATAGGAGAAGAGGTCCTTCGCCTTGTTGAGTTTAAGCTGCGGGTACTCACGCGGCTCGCGGGAAAGCTGCTCCTGGACCTGCTCGATGTGATTGTTGTAGATGTGGCAATCGCCGCCGGTCCAGATGAGATCGCCCACCTTGAGGCCGGCCTGCTGAGCAAACATGTGGGTCAGCGCCGCATAGGAGGCGATATTGAAGGGAACGCCCAAGAACATATCCGCCGAGCGCTGGTATACCTGCAGGGACAGCGTGTCATTGGCTACGTAGAGCTGGAAGAGCAGGTGGCAGGGCATAAGCGCCATCTGGTCGAGCTCAGATACATTCCACGCGGAGACCAGGTTGCGGCGCGAGTCCGGGTTATTCTTTAGAGTATCGAGCGCCTGCTGAATTTGGTCGATGTGGCTCCCATCCGGGGTGGGCCAGGAACGCCACTGCACGCCATAGACCGGGCCCAAATCGCCATTCTCATCGGCCCACTCGTTCCAAATGCGCACGTTATTATCCTGCAGGAATTTCACATTGGAATCGCCGCGCAGGAACCACAGCAGCTCGCCGACGACCCCGTGAAAGTAGACCTTCTTTGTGGTCAGCAGCGGGAAGGATTCGGCCAGGTTATAGCGCAGCTGTGCGCCGAAGATGGAGCGCGTGCCGGTGCCGGTGCGATCGCCTTTGGCCGTGCCTGATTCGAGGACGCGGCGGAGGAGATCCTCATACGGGGTTTTGATAGTGGCACTAGAGGCGGTGGACGTATCACTCATGGTGCCCCAGTGTAGAACGTTAGAAAGCCATGGGGATAGTTGGAGTTTTTATTTCCTGTCGGCGCTGGTAGTGGGACTGCTTGCGCGAAGTGTTTCTCGCAGTGCCTGCTCGATCGGGGTGGCTTCCCACTGGGCGGTGGCACCGCTCAAAATGGAGGGGTGTTCCCACAGGTAGCTCATCTCCAACAGCCCATTAAGATCGGAGTTAAAGAGCCCGCCAAGCTTGAGCATCCACGGACGCAGCGTTATGGGCGAGTGCCGGCAGCCTGCGAGATGTGCGAACTCCGCTTGGGTAATTGCAGGGGCGCAGGGTACGGAAATGATAGGTGGGCTGGTGGGGTCAAGGAGGGCATCGGCAAGCGCGCGGCCAAAGTCCGGAAGGTAGGTAACCGAATGCTTGGTATGCGCATTGAAGAGCGCGAGGGGAATGCGCTTGCCGATGATCAGTTGGTGATACACGCACCCCGGGCCAGAATCCGGGCCAAATAGATCTGCGGCCACCACCGATACGGTGCGGGCAGGTGAAGCGAGGCGAGTATTGATGAGCGCAGCGCGCACACCGGGTTTTCCTTGTCTGGATGTGGTTAAAGGGGTACCGGGTGAAAACGATTTGTAGCTCGGATCGAATCCGTAGATGGATTCTGGAAAGACGATAGGGATGGCGCGTTCGGCGGCGATGTGGAGGGCTGTGTCCTCAGCGGGGATGAGGAGCGTACGCCATGCCTCGACGTTATAAGCTGCGTGGATGCAGTGGACAATGCCGTCGACGTCTGCGGGATAGGACTCTTTTTGGGTGGCATCGCCGGTGATGTGCTGTACGTGTGGGCCTAGGTCGAGTGTGGAACCGTGGCGACTCATGATGATGCATTCATGGCCTCGGGCGGTGAGTTCGCGGGCAACCGCACGGCCAACGGGTCCAGCGCCAGTGATAAGGTATTTCATTATCCGGAGTCCTATTCATATTAGTGACTGGTGCTCTCTAAAAGTATAGGGCGGGGCCACTGAAAGCAAGAGCAGTGCTCTCTTTTGTGAGTTGCTATAGTTTTCCCATGGCACAAACCCCACGCGAGCGCGCCCGAGAGCAGACGATGACCCGCATCATCGAGCTGGGACGGCAGCAACTAGCTAGTGGTGGTGTAGAGGCGCTGAACCTACGGGCCATAGCCCGTGAGCTAGGAATCGTCCCTTCTGGTATTTACCGCTACGTACCGGATAGGGCGAGCCTTATTACTCTCCTCATTGTTGATGCTTTTGACTCCCTTGATGGGGCAGTGGTGCGGCGCGATGATCCGAGTGCGCAACCGCGTGAGCGATTCATTGGCCTCGTAGGTGCGATGAGGCAGTGGGCCCTTGAATTTCCGCAACGGTGGGGGCTGATTTACGGCACCCCGATTGTGGGCTATCAAGCGCCAGCTGCCGAGACGATAGCAGCGGGTACCAAAGTTAGCCGCCGCCTCGCCGCCTTGCTAGAACAGTCTACGGTCGCGTCGTTGGGGCAGCGATCGCGCCAACTGGATGCAGATATGGAGGCAGCCGCGAAAGATATGGGCTCCGAGCTCAGCGCGGACGCCATGGAAATGGCGTTGGAGGCTTGGGTGAGGATCATCGGGCTGATCAACGCCGAGGTTTTCGGCTACCTAGGGCGCGATACGCTGAGCGAGTTCGCTGAGTTCCATACCCGCGCTGTGTCGCGGCTCGCCGATGAGTTAGGGCTCTAAAATCCGCCATTGTCTGCAGCAAAGGCCGCGGCGTGCTCTAGAATCTCGTCTTTGAGCTCGGGGCGGCAGATGAGCAGATCGGGGATGAAGGTGTCCTCGTTATTGAAGGTGATGGGGCTGCCGTCGAGGCGAGAGCAGTGCAGGCCCGCTGCCATGGCAACGCCTACCGGGGCGGCCTGGTCCCATTCGTATTGGCCGCCGGCGTGAATATAACCGTCATAATCGCCCAGCAGAACGTGCATGGCCTTGGCCCCGGCGGAGCCGACGCCCTCGGTTTCATAGCCCATTTTTTCTGCGATGTAGCCGGCCACCTTGGGCGGGCGGTTGCGGGAGATGACGAATTTCTTGGATAGCGGGCCGGCGACGGCGCGCACATCGGAGGACTTGAAGGTCACGCCGTAATCCGGCAGGCCCACCGCGGCGTGGGCTGGGGTGCCGTCCTCAACGAGGGCGATGTGGACCGCCCAGTCCTGGCGGCCGGTGGCAAATTCCTTGGTGCCGTCTAGCGGGTCCACGATCCAGACGCGCTTCTTTTTTAGCCGGGCAAGGTCATCGGAGGCTTCCTCAGAGAGCACGCCATCGTCGGGCCGGTGCTGTTCTAATACGCGGGCGATCCATTCTTGGGCGGCGTCATCGCCGGCATCGCCAAGCGAAAGGCCCCGCAGCAGGCCACCATTGCGCACACCTTTTAAAATCTCGCCGCAGCCTTGGGCGAGCGAATTGGTCAGGCGGGAATCAGAAATCTCGACGGTCATGGTGCCCACATTACAACGGGGACTAGAGTGTGGTCATGCCAGAAAACATCCTCGAGCGCTTTCGCCCCCAAGTGGCGCGGTGGTTCCAGGACGTTTTTGCCGCTCCCACCGCAGTACAAGCCCAGGCCTGGGACAAGATTTCCCGCGGGGATCACGCCCTGATGGTTGCCCCCACCGGTTCTGGTAAGACGCTCGCGGCGTTTTTATGGGCGCTAAATAACCTGGTAGAACGCGAAGGACAACTGGCCCTGCCAGTAGGCAATGCTGCTGGCTCCGCAACGGGCGTGCGGGTGTTGTATATATCGCCGCTCAAGGCGCTGGGCGTGGACGTGGAAAATAACCTGCGGGCCCCGCTGACCGGCATTGCGCGCACCGCGGAAAAGTTGGGGCTGGAGACGCCGAATATTTCCGTGGGCGTGCGCTCGGGCGATACACCCTCAGCAGAGCGCTCCCGACAGGTGCGCAAGCCACCGGATATCCTCATTACCACCCCGGAATCGGCGTATTTGATGCTGACCTCAAAGGCGGCGGGGATTTTGAAAACCGTCGATACCGTCATCATCGATGAAATCCACGCGCTGGCCGGCACCAAGCGCGGCGCCCACCTCGCCCTGACGCTGGAGCGCCTGCAAGAAATTGCCGGTGACTTTCAACGCATTGGGTTATCAGCCACGGTGCGCCCGCTTTCGGCCGTCTCGGATTTCTTAGGCGGCAACCGCCCGGTGGAAATCGTGGCGCCGGAAGCGCACAAGAAGTGGGACCTGGATGTGCGCGTGCCGGTAGAGGATATGTCGGATCTCCCCACGCCGGAGGCGGGCTCGACCATCGGGGAGCTTACCGTTGATGATGCCATTGGCATTACCGGCGGGCCGGAAGGCAGCGGCGACGGCGGGGAAGAATTCGACGGGGAGGACTTCGGTGGGGAAGAATTCGACGGGGAGGACTTCGGTGGGGAAGAAGACACCGCGCTGCCCACCGCGAACTCCATCTGGCCGTTTATTACCCAGGACCTCTACGCGGACATCATGGCGCATCGCTCCACGCTGGTCTTTGTAAATTCGCGGCGCAGCGCCGAGCGCCTGACCAGCCGGCTTAACGAGCTTTACGCGCAGGAATATGACCCGGATTCGCTCTCGCCGGAAACCCGGCGCGATCCCGCCCAGTTGATGGCGCACTCGCACGTTGCGGGCAAGGCGCCGGCGGTCATCGCCCGGGCGCATCATGGTTCGGTGTCCAAGGACGAGCGCGCCATGACGGAAACGATGCTAAAGGAAGGCACGCTGAAGGCCGTGGTGGCCACGAGCTCGCTGGAGCTGGGCATTGACATGGGCGCGGTGGATTTGGTGGTGCAGGTAGAATCGCCGCCCTCGGTGGCCTCGGGCCTGCAGCGTGTGGGCCGCGCCGGGCACCATGTGGGCGCGGTATCGCACGGCGCGTTTTATCCCAAGCACCGCGCGGACCTGGTGCAATCCACGCTAACGGTTGCGCGCATGCGCGGCGGGATGATCGAGAAGATGCATACCCCGCGCAACCCGCTGGACGTGCTCGCGCAGCAGACCGTGGCGGCGGTCGCTGCAGCGGGCGAGGAAGGCTTAAGCGCGGATGATTGGTATGACACCGTCAAGCGCAGCCATCCCTACCGCGAGCTGGCCCGCGAGGTTTATGACTCCGTCATCGATCTGGTCAGCGGCGTCTACCCGTCCACGGATTTCGCGGAGCTAAAACCCCGCGTGGTCTATGACCGCGTCTCTGGTGTGATGACCCCGCGGCCGGGCGCGCAGCGGGTCGCGGTGACCAGCGGCGGCACCATCCCGGATAGGGGAATGTTCGGCGTCTTCCTCTATAGCGGTGGCGAATCCGGCAAGGCCCCGCGCCGGGTGGGCGAGCTCGATGAAGAAATGGTCTATGAATCCCGCGTGGGCGATGTCTTTACCCTCGGCGCGACCAGCTGGCGCATCGAGGAGATCACTCGCGATCAAGTTTTGGTCACGCCCGCGCCGGGGCATACGGGCAGGCTGCCGTTTTGGAATGGCGATGGCGCCGGGCGCCCCTATGAGCTGGGCCAGGCTTTGGGCGAGTACCGCCGCGAGGTAAATACGGACCCGGGCATTATCGCGGATGCTGATGACAATGCCCGCAGCAATATCTTGTCCTACCTGCGCGAACAGCAGGAGGCCACCGGGATTATTCCAGATGAAAAGACGCTCGTGCTCGAGCGCTTCAAGGATGAGCTGGGGGACTGGCGCGTGGTGCTGCACACGCCCTTTGGCCGGCCGGTCAACTCCGCCTGGGCCTTGGCGGTAGGTGCGCGGGTGGGGGAGCGCACCGGCATGGACCCGC
The window above is part of the Corynebacterium accolens genome. Proteins encoded here:
- a CDS encoding TetR/AcrR family transcriptional regulator — its product is MAQTPRERAREQTMTRIIELGRQQLASGGVEALNLRAIARELGIVPSGIYRYVPDRASLITLLIVDAFDSLDGAVVRRDDPSAQPRERFIGLVGAMRQWALEFPQRWGLIYGTPIVGYQAPAAETIAAGTKVSRRLAALLEQSTVASLGQRSRQLDADMEAAAKDMGSELSADAMEMALEAWVRIIGLINAEVFGYLGRDTLSEFAEFHTRAVSRLADELGL
- a CDS encoding thymidylate synthase, giving the protein MSDTSTASSATIKTPYEDLLRRVLESGTAKGDRTGTGTRSIFGAQLRYNLAESFPLLTTKKVYFHGVVGELLWFLRGDSNVKFLQDNNVRIWNEWADENGDLGPVYGVQWRSWPTPDGSHIDQIQQALDTLKNNPDSRRNLVSAWNVSELDQMALMPCHLLFQLYVANDTLSLQVYQRSADMFLGVPFNIASYAALTHMFAQQAGLKVGDLIWTGGDCHIYNNHIEQVQEQLSREPREYPQLKLNKAKDLFSYDFADFEVQGYDPHPAIKAQVSV
- a CDS encoding 3'(2'),5'-bisphosphate nucleotidase CysQ, producing the protein MTVEISDSRLTNSLAQGCGEILKGVRNGGLLRGLSLGDAGDDAAQEWIARVLEQHRPDDGVLSEEASDDLARLKKKRVWIVDPLDGTKEFATGRQDWAVHIALVEDGTPAHAAVGLPDYGVTFKSSDVRAVAGPLSKKFVISRNRPPKVAGYIAEKMGYETEGVGSAGAKAMHVLLGDYDGYIHAGGQYEWDQAAPVGVAMAAGLHCSRLDGSPITFNNEDTFIPDLLICRPELKDEILEHAAAFAADNGGF
- a CDS encoding dihydrofolate reductase, with the translated sequence MLGAIWAQSLDGIIGDGAQMPWHVPEDLKHFKDVTMGAPVIMGRKTWESLNPKFRPLPGRENYVLSSRAPGAWSTGATVGRTMPALADAWVIGGGQIYTAALDQVDRIEVTLMGVNIGDIYGEDAVFAPDIPDTFGLAYSTDWLTSDTGHLELPEQPASELPMKYRFLTYDRKDAA